One genomic region from Streptomyces sp. NBC_01304 encodes:
- a CDS encoding ATP-binding protein, producing the protein MSLTMPATCQTELATINPPAPDELTYSLTLPTGPATPAIARAATRRILAEHGLQSLTDAAVQTVGELTATACQFTPTSEVYVSLRYREGALRVILYDGHPRHANPRLAAQCDARRRASLRLLACVVRTCKGEWGFGDAREPSGGTRMWAVLPHASTATYGQLAVSRAPLAHAAG; encoded by the coding sequence ATGTCCCTCACCATGCCCGCCACCTGCCAGACCGAGCTCGCCACCATCAACCCACCCGCCCCCGACGAGCTGACGTACAGCCTGACCCTCCCAACGGGCCCCGCAACCCCCGCCATCGCCCGCGCGGCAACCCGCCGCATCCTCGCCGAACACGGCCTGCAATCCCTCACGGACGCGGCAGTCCAAACGGTCGGCGAACTGACCGCAACGGCATGCCAGTTCACCCCAACCTCCGAGGTCTACGTATCGCTCCGCTACCGGGAGGGTGCCCTCCGAGTGATCCTCTACGACGGCCATCCCCGCCACGCGAACCCCCGCCTCGCCGCACAATGCGACGCCCGCCGCCGAGCAAGCCTCCGCCTCCTCGCCTGCGTCGTCCGCACCTGCAAGGGCGAATGGGGCTTCGGCGACGCCCGCGAACCCTCCGGCGGTACCCGCATGTGGGCGGTATTGCCGCACGCGTCGACGGCGACGTACGGCCAACTGGCGGTCAGCAGGGCCCCATTGGCGCACGCGGCGGGGTAG
- a CDS encoding serine/threonine-protein kinase → MTDHEQLKSARGQQDMWGRGVVLGGRYTLAGRLGGGAQGEVWRAEDDVLGRQVAVKILLPALVDDAAFMERFRREARLLAGLDHPGIVGVHDYGEGRHDDQLIAYIVMELIEGRSLAEVRAESGTLPVERTLELVAQALDALHASHTQGVVHRDIKPSNLMLRPDGRLKVTDFGIARAASSTKLTASDAVIGTALYMAPEQAEGTSTGTGAASDLYSLGVVTYELLTGELPFTGDTVLEIVLKHIREPAPELPDTFPSPVRSFVARALAKSPDDRFADAAAMAAAARRLAAGGAGGAQETEPVPAPAPAPVPVPVPVPVPVPKAESAPAPAAATTQATRRQRRRTPLVVLGAVLVPAVAGTVLYLVPTPRSTDANKPPAAGPGAADSGGGGQNSQTPPGKSGNPSDKAKPKGEDKEKEKDGDGGAAGAAVSGGGGSGDPGADSGQDGGSSGDGGGSASGGSDSGSASGGGSGDGGGSGGGTPAGCGGDNWGAITNVGSGVKVGLADAGPKVNGKVVMGGHTEYGWVKATGQQGSVSFKSCNLSKPELSSHAASWDSTPQTILTGSPSSLSTLWNPEKAGTSGAYYLQDFNGNNCLTDNGAGKQLTVVTCTPGSKSQQWRIP, encoded by the coding sequence TTGACTGATCACGAGCAACTCAAGAGCGCACGGGGGCAGCAGGACATGTGGGGGCGGGGAGTAGTCCTCGGCGGGCGATACACGCTGGCCGGGCGGCTCGGAGGCGGGGCCCAGGGTGAGGTCTGGCGGGCCGAGGACGATGTGCTCGGGCGGCAGGTGGCGGTCAAGATCCTGCTGCCCGCGCTGGTCGACGACGCGGCCTTCATGGAACGGTTCCGGCGCGAGGCGCGGCTGCTCGCGGGCCTCGACCACCCCGGAATCGTAGGCGTCCACGACTACGGCGAGGGGCGCCACGACGACCAGTTGATCGCGTACATCGTCATGGAGCTCATCGAGGGCCGGTCCCTCGCAGAGGTCCGGGCCGAGAGCGGGACGCTGCCCGTCGAGCGCACCCTGGAACTCGTCGCCCAGGCCCTCGACGCCCTGCACGCCTCACACACCCAGGGCGTCGTGCACCGCGACATCAAGCCGTCCAATCTCATGCTCCGACCCGACGGCCGCCTCAAGGTCACCGACTTCGGGATCGCCCGCGCCGCCTCGTCCACGAAGCTCACGGCGTCCGACGCCGTGATCGGCACCGCGCTCTACATGGCCCCCGAGCAGGCCGAGGGCACCAGCACCGGCACGGGTGCGGCCTCGGACCTCTACTCGCTCGGCGTCGTCACGTACGAACTGCTCACCGGGGAGCTCCCGTTCACCGGTGACACAGTCCTGGAGATCGTGCTCAAGCACATCCGGGAACCCGCGCCCGAGCTGCCCGACACCTTCCCCTCGCCGGTACGTTCCTTCGTCGCGCGTGCCCTGGCCAAGAGCCCCGACGACCGGTTCGCCGACGCGGCGGCGATGGCGGCCGCGGCGCGGCGCCTCGCAGCGGGCGGGGCGGGCGGGGCGCAGGAGACGGAACCCGTACCCGCTCCGGCACCCGCACCCGTGCCGGTGCCCGTGCCCGTGCCCGTGCCCGTGCCCAAGGCGGAGTCCGCACCCGCACCCGCGGCCGCCACCACCCAGGCCACCCGCCGACAGCGGCGCCGCACTCCGCTCGTCGTGCTCGGCGCGGTCCTCGTACCGGCCGTGGCGGGGACCGTCCTGTACCTGGTCCCGACCCCCCGCTCCACCGACGCGAACAAGCCGCCCGCCGCCGGACCCGGCGCCGCCGACTCCGGTGGGGGCGGCCAGAATTCACAAACGCCGCCCGGCAAGTCCGGCAACCCCAGCGACAAGGCGAAGCCGAAGGGTGAGGACAAGGAGAAGGAAAAGGACGGGGACGGCGGGGCGGCGGGAGCGGCCGTCTCCGGCGGCGGGGGAAGTGGCGACCCGGGCGCCGACTCCGGGCAGGACGGCGGGAGTTCGGGCGACGGCGGGGGCAGCGCGAGCGGCGGCTCGGACAGCGGCAGCGCGTCGGGCGGCGGTTCGGGCGACGGCGGCGGCTCAGGTGGCGGCACGCCCGCCGGCTGCGGCGGCGACAACTGGGGCGCGATCACCAACGTCGGCTCCGGAGTCAAGGTCGGCCTGGCCGACGCCGGCCCGAAGGTGAACGGCAAGGTCGTCATGGGCGGGCACACGGAGTACGGCTGGGTGAAGGCGACCGGCCAGCAGGGCAGCGTCTCCTTCAAGTCCTGCAACCTGAGCAAACCCGAGCTGTCGTCGCACGCGGCCTCCTGGGACAGCACCCCGCAGACGATCCTCACGGGGTCGCCGAGCAGCCTCTCCACCCTCTGGAACCCGGAGAAGGCCGGCACCTCGGGCGCGTACTACCTGCAGGACTTCAACGGCAACAACTGCCTGACCGACAACGGCGCGGGCAAGCAGCTGACCGTCGTCACCTGCACGCCCGGGAGCAAGTCCCAGCAGTGGCGGATTCCCTGA
- a CDS encoding endonuclease domain-containing protein, producing the protein MEGKTVRRSLVRAGWRRIHYGAWAEPGREIDLGLRVRAIQLVDPELVASHRAAAALWGIELLGVRELDRVPPEFTNERWGSGTSRDGKVHRAALRPEEVTTLRPATAPAPRLTTPARTLADLLRSEGRDEALVAVDSALTCRQRRAPLVTLAQLTAAVDALPPRGRAEVRSRLALADPKCESPAETVARLRFQDAGLHPESQVELDVAGGRRVRVDFLFRAKRVVVEIEGYAFHGSRAAHDRDVARFNALQSCPEVALVLRFTAVEVFAAPELVIARIREALRSAA; encoded by the coding sequence GTGGAGGGGAAGACCGTCAGGCGGAGCCTGGTCCGGGCGGGCTGGCGGCGCATCCACTACGGCGCCTGGGCCGAGCCCGGCCGCGAGATCGACCTGGGCCTGCGCGTACGGGCGATCCAGCTCGTGGACCCGGAACTGGTCGCCAGCCACCGTGCGGCTGCCGCGCTCTGGGGCATCGAACTGCTCGGCGTACGCGAACTCGACCGCGTACCGCCCGAGTTCACGAACGAACGCTGGGGAAGCGGGACCAGCCGCGACGGGAAGGTCCACCGAGCTGCGCTGCGGCCCGAAGAGGTCACGACCCTCCGCCCGGCGACGGCTCCCGCCCCGCGTCTGACGACGCCGGCCCGGACCCTCGCCGACCTGCTCCGCTCGGAGGGGCGGGACGAGGCGCTCGTAGCCGTCGACTCGGCGCTGACCTGCCGGCAGCGGCGCGCGCCGCTCGTCACGCTCGCCCAGTTGACGGCGGCCGTCGACGCGCTGCCGCCGCGGGGGCGGGCGGAGGTCCGGAGTCGGCTCGCGCTCGCCGACCCGAAGTGCGAGTCCCCGGCGGAGACGGTCGCCCGGCTGCGCTTCCAGGACGCGGGGCTGCACCCCGAGTCGCAGGTCGAGTTGGACGTGGCAGGCGGGCGGCGGGTGCGCGTCGACTTCCTCTTCCGGGCGAAGCGGGTGGTCGTCGAGATCGAGGGGTACGCGTTCCACGGCAGCCGCGCCGCCCACGACCGGGACGTCGCCCGTTTCAACGCGCTGCAAAGCTGCCCGGAGGTGGCGTTGGTTCTGCGGTTCACGGCCGTGGAAGTCTTCGCGGCCCCGGAGTTGGTGATCGCCCGGATCCGCGAGGCCCTGCGGTCAGCCGCGTGA
- a CDS encoding serine/threonine-protein kinase, translating to MAETVLSGRYRLTERLGAGGMGVVWRAEDLVLHREVAVKTVAGPGVTEEAAARLEREARAAAGLSDNQHVVTVHDFGRDGDTLYIVMALAPGRALDRVLTAEGPPAPAQAVDWARQICVALEAAHDAGIVHRDIKPANAVLGPDGTVRVLDFGIAWFHRDLGLDRLSQAGGVLGSAPWMSPEQARGEEVGAASDLYSLGCLLHQLLTGQPPFGDRDALAQIVAHASEVPDPPSTRRPGLPAELDLLVAELLAKSPENRPPSAAETAARLGAIAREMGAGETTGRPAAPPMHPALPDAAPAPVSGRPVSRRTVLFGVIGLAAVSTTVVVVPKVLEDDGGDKGGGGEGEGDKGGAGQVGQNGELAPRWKRAARDSPVEALGSLVLTHETDGDNRWLTRELASGEERWRAHDQVDAPVTGPDGSLYFAVDSSELHAIDPDDRSVVWKFAPLGDDDVTSGIDAVVSESGFYVAVAQYVCALDAKSGNELWRHTSEDDTGAYTTVVDAGSLVLARLDSRSWDALHKGGALLWSWTFADHSEFVTSVFKGAVDDRLFFANDGDVVVVDATTGDVLATYKDREEPEVLPEGKLLVGTGEAWSATDGKKLWSVRDSLYSYLAGDVLVVQQEVPDEKRMRTLGVDPRTGAELWSHDDLVHYSLAGNNGSGPDTPLIFGVAGKPNHLSRFDPATGDRGPVRTLPEKFILWAACMGDDVFAVCADRAWGIKRGEWPKDRRLYAIPLAQFDN from the coding sequence GTGGCGGAGACCGTGCTGTCCGGGCGCTACCGGCTGACCGAACGGCTCGGCGCGGGTGGGATGGGTGTCGTGTGGCGGGCCGAGGACCTGGTGCTGCACCGGGAGGTCGCGGTCAAGACCGTCGCGGGGCCCGGAGTCACCGAGGAGGCGGCGGCTCGGCTCGAACGCGAGGCGCGGGCTGCGGCGGGGCTCTCCGACAACCAACACGTGGTCACCGTCCATGACTTCGGCCGGGATGGCGACACGCTCTACATCGTCATGGCCCTCGCCCCGGGCCGTGCCCTCGACCGCGTCCTGACCGCCGAGGGCCCGCCCGCCCCGGCGCAGGCCGTGGACTGGGCCCGGCAGATCTGCGTCGCCTTGGAGGCGGCGCACGACGCGGGCATCGTCCACCGCGACATCAAGCCCGCGAACGCCGTCCTCGGCCCCGACGGCACGGTCCGCGTCCTCGACTTCGGCATCGCCTGGTTCCACCGTGACCTCGGCTTGGACCGTCTCAGCCAGGCCGGCGGCGTACTGGGCAGCGCGCCGTGGATGTCGCCGGAGCAGGCGCGCGGGGAGGAGGTGGGGGCGGCATCCGACCTCTACTCGCTGGGTTGCCTGCTCCATCAACTCCTCACCGGGCAGCCGCCGTTCGGCGACCGGGACGCCCTGGCCCAGATCGTGGCCCACGCCTCGGAGGTCCCCGACCCGCCGTCCACGCGTCGGCCGGGGCTGCCTGCGGAGCTGGACCTTCTGGTGGCGGAGTTGCTGGCCAAGTCCCCGGAGAACCGCCCCCCTTCGGCCGCTGAGACCGCGGCGCGGCTCGGGGCGATCGCGCGGGAGATGGGCGCGGGGGAGACGACGGGGCGGCCCGCCGCGCCGCCGATGCACCCTGCGCTTCCGGATGCGGCCCCAGCTCCGGTCTCCGGGCGGCCGGTGTCACGGCGGACCGTGCTGTTCGGGGTGATCGGCCTGGCCGCGGTGTCGACGACCGTGGTGGTCGTACCGAAGGTGCTGGAGGACGACGGAGGGGACAAGGGCGGGGGAGGCGAGGGAGAGGGAGACAAGGGCGGCGCGGGTCAGGTGGGCCAGAACGGGGAGCTGGCACCCCGGTGGAAGCGGGCCGCCAGGGACAGCCCGGTCGAGGCGCTCGGCTCACTCGTCCTGACCCACGAGACAGACGGGGACAATCGCTGGCTCACTCGTGAACTGGCCTCGGGTGAGGAGCGCTGGCGCGCGCACGACCAGGTCGATGCGCCGGTCACGGGGCCCGACGGCTCCCTCTACTTCGCGGTGGACTCCAGCGAGCTGCACGCCATCGACCCCGATGACAGATCCGTCGTCTGGAAGTTCGCGCCCCTCGGCGACGACGACGTCACCTCCGGCATCGATGCCGTCGTGTCCGAGAGCGGCTTCTACGTCGCGGTCGCCCAGTACGTCTGCGCGCTGGACGCCAAGAGCGGGAACGAGCTCTGGCGGCACACCAGCGAGGACGACACGGGGGCGTACACCACGGTCGTCGATGCCGGTTCGCTGGTCCTGGCCCGCCTGGACAGCCGCAGCTGGGACGCTCTTCACAAGGGCGGGGCCTTGCTGTGGAGTTGGACGTTCGCGGACCACTCGGAGTTCGTGACCTCGGTCTTCAAGGGCGCGGTCGACGACCGTCTCTTCTTCGCCAACGACGGGGACGTGGTCGTCGTCGACGCGACCACCGGCGACGTACTCGCCACGTACAAGGACCGCGAGGAACCGGAGGTCCTTCCCGAGGGCAAGCTGCTCGTCGGCACCGGCGAAGCCTGGTCCGCCACCGACGGCAAGAAGCTCTGGTCCGTGCGCGACAGCTTGTACTCCTACCTTGCGGGCGATGTGCTCGTCGTCCAGCAGGAGGTTCCGGACGAGAAGAGGATGCGGACCCTGGGCGTCGACCCCCGCACCGGAGCCGAGCTCTGGAGCCATGACGACCTGGTGCACTACAGCCTGGCCGGGAACAACGGAAGCGGCCCCGACACCCCACTGATCTTCGGCGTCGCCGGCAAGCCCAACCACCTGTCGCGCTTCGACCCCGCGACGGGCGACAGGGGCCCGGTCCGCACCCTGCCGGAGAAGTTCATCCTGTGGGCCGCCTGCATGGGCGACGACGTCTTCGCCGTGTGCGCCGACCGGGCGTGGGGCATCAAGCGCGGGGAATGGCCCAAGGACCGACGCCTGTACGCGATCCCACTGGCCCAGTTCGACAACTGA
- a CDS encoding helix-turn-helix domain-containing protein, translating into MPPRSTPTERQRRLGAELRKMRVAAGMTTEYAAGLLGVPRTNVPNMESGRSGISADRVRTLAGNYGCPDQGLVDALASMATERDKGWWETYRGQLPVSFLDIAEMEWHATSLRIALTVHMPGILQTEEHARAVFEAVIPRLPAADIDVRVAHRMDRQQVLENAEPPSVDVIVHEAALRMQFGGPGVARRQLERLLQLSERDSVALHVIPFKAGSFPGAGQSVIYAQANVPPLDTVELDSTHGAEFIDTEMQLQKYRAQLDAMESVALAPAASRDFIRTLANDL; encoded by the coding sequence ATGCCGCCGAGAAGCACACCAACGGAGCGACAGCGACGCCTCGGCGCAGAGTTGCGCAAGATGCGGGTCGCTGCCGGGATGACCACCGAGTACGCCGCCGGACTGCTGGGCGTCCCCCGCACCAACGTGCCCAACATGGAGTCCGGCCGTTCAGGCATCAGCGCCGATCGCGTACGCACTCTCGCGGGCAATTACGGCTGCCCGGACCAGGGCCTCGTGGATGCACTGGCCTCGATGGCCACCGAGCGCGACAAGGGTTGGTGGGAGACGTACCGGGGCCAACTCCCTGTCAGCTTCCTGGACATCGCCGAAATGGAGTGGCACGCCACCAGCCTGCGTATCGCCCTGACCGTGCACATGCCGGGGATACTGCAGACCGAGGAGCACGCCCGCGCCGTCTTCGAGGCGGTGATCCCCCGCCTGCCCGCCGCCGACATCGACGTGCGTGTGGCCCACCGCATGGACCGTCAGCAGGTACTGGAGAACGCGGAGCCGCCGAGTGTCGACGTGATCGTCCACGAGGCCGCGCTGCGGATGCAGTTCGGTGGACCGGGCGTCGCTCGGCGGCAGTTGGAGCGCCTTCTGCAACTGAGCGAGCGGGACAGCGTTGCGCTGCACGTCATCCCGTTCAAGGCGGGGAGCTTCCCTGGCGCCGGGCAGTCCGTCATCTACGCCCAGGCGAACGTGCCGCCGCTCGACACCGTCGAGCTGGACAGCACCCATGGCGCGGAATTCATCGACACGGAGATGCAGTTGCAGAAGTATCGGGCCCAGCTCGACGCGATGGAGTCCGTCGCCCTAGCGCCCGCCGCCTCGCGCGA